The Sorex araneus isolate mSorAra2 chromosome 5, mSorAra2.pri, whole genome shotgun sequence genome has a segment encoding these proteins:
- the HES3 gene encoding transcription factor HES-3 produces MEKKRRARINRCLEQLRALLEKHYSHQIRKRKLEKADILELSVKYMKSLQGSAQGLWPLPSAADYASGFRGCSPGVHPLLPRREEAGGGLRCPLAHGRAGGSTMDSAGARARAPARWGPAPGPAPPAALPGAPAPPPAPARCSESPGPGLRVWRPW; encoded by the exons ATGGAGAAGAAGCGCCGGGCGCGCATCAACAGGTGCCTGGAGCAGCTCCGGGCCCTGCTGGAGAAGCATTACTCGCACCAG ATCCGGAAACGCAAGCTGGAGAAGGCCGACATCCTGGAGCTGAGCGTCAAGTACATGAAGAGCCTCCAGGGCTCCGCGCAAG ggctctgGCCGCTGCCCAGCGCAGCCGATTACGCGTCGGGCTTCCGCGGCTGCTCGCCCGGCGTCCACCCGCTGCTGCCGCGCCGAGAGGAGGCCGGCGGCGGCCTGCGCTGCCCCCTGGCGCACGGGCGCGCGGGCGGCAGCACCATGGACAGCgccggcgcccgcgcccgcgcccccgcccgctggggccccgcccccggccccgcgccgccggccgcgctccccggcgcccccgccccgccgcccgcgcccgcccgctgCTCCGAgagcccggggccggggctgcgCGTCTGGAGGCCCTGGTGA